The Tubulanus polymorphus chromosome 6, tnTubPoly1.2, whole genome shotgun sequence genome includes a region encoding these proteins:
- the LOC141907183 gene encoding uncharacterized protein LOC141907183 gives MAAGIVNRDHTETIRLESKFDVNRVMQSTYKVCVIFIFAMLLVLDFSSGKKIRFGEKRSSLLFGRKRANEFSRRGSGLVFGKRNSNLLFGKRVDGGAMDDSIDVANQARMYCVHAMNTCSRFGFSQEPFGSQTENSDSGEIKD, from the exons ATGGCTGCTGGGATTGTAaaccgcgatcacacggagacgatcaGACTCGAGTCCAAATTCGACGTCAACCG AGTCATGCAGTCAACTTATAAAGTTtgcgttattttcattttcgccATGTTGCTAGTGCTGGATTTCTCCAGCGGAAAGAAGATTCGATTCGGTGAGAAGCGCTCTTCGCTGCTGTTCGGTCGTAAACGCGCCAACGAATTCAGTCGAAGAGGGTCGGGACTCGTCTTCGGGAAGCGCAATTCGAATTTACTTTTCGGCAAAAGGGTCGACGGCGGCGCGATGGACGACTCGATAGACGTGGCAAACCAGGCCAGAATGTACTGCGTTCACGCAATGAACACGTGCTCGCGATTCGGGTTTTCGCAGGAACCGTTCGGTTCGCAGACAGAAAACAGCGACAGCGGTGAAATCAAAGATTAA